The window TATCTATATCTCAGGGCCCAACTAGGGGCTATTTTATGCATGGACCCACCTTTATGGGCAATCCATTGGCTTGCAGCGTAGCCAACAAGTCCCTTGATATCCTGTTGAGAGGGGAATGGATAGACCAGGTTAACAGGATTGAAAAGCAGCTATTTGAGGAGCTCTATCAGGCTATATCTGCTAACGAAACCCTCATGAAGCACGTTGTTGATCATGTAAGGGTCACTGGTGCCGTTGGGGTTGTCCAGCTGCAAGACCCGATCAACGTTCCCTGGTTTCAAGAGCAGTCCATATCACGGGGAGTTTATATCAGGCCTTTCAAGAACCTGTGTTATATCATGCCCCCTTTCACTATATCCGAGGAAGAGCTGAGGGTCGTGACGAAAGCCATCAAAGAGGTGCTCAATCTTTTGCTAAAGGATAAAACGAACTCATAAGGATTTGCCGTCGATTTAGCCTTGTCAAATTTTGTTCTTTTAATGGAAATTACAATCTAAAACAAAGCTTCGCCAAAGGCCGATGCTTTCATGCACATTATTTGTGAATTTGAACTGAACATATATaatttgatgatatctTCCATATTTGGAAACCTTTCTACAATTTCAACTAGCTAGATTCTCAAGTAAAGCAGTACAGTGAATGAACCTACTTGACTCCAGATGACTCAAAATGAGTCTTGTTCACAAAGGGACGACAAATACCGCTGATAAACAATAGAAATGAATTGCGTGACGTTGCCAAGACATTAATAGTATAGCTCAACAATTTTGGTTGCGAGATAGTTTGCGACTATCCTACCATGAGTTCCAAATGATATAAAACGCCCACTTATACTCACATTGCAAGAAGATCATCTTCTAACTTATTCGTTTCCCAATTAATTCAGTCAACAAAGAATGGCGTCTAAGAACCAAAATTTGTTTAACACATTCGAGAAGGACGGCAAGAAATATGCTGTTATCCCAAAAAACACGATCCTATCTAACGTGCAACCTAAGTACTCGGATCTTGTTGTGAACGATAAAGCAGATTTAAAGGCAATtgtgaaaaaattggagCTCTATGGACTTTGTATTGTGAAGAAATACCTGCCAGCCGATACCTGCGAGCAGATCAAGGAAGAGCTGGAACCACACTATTTCCGTGACGAAAGCTGGAATGGCTCTCCGTTCCCGAAGCAGACCACTGTTGTGACTAGAGCTGCGCTGAGGTCGCCAACATGTCTTAAAAAGATAGCCTGTGATGATACTTTTTACAAAGTTTCACATAACTTCTTGTCAGAGTCCAACATCTTTTGGATTGGTGATGGCAAGCTGAGGCGCTCAGAATCGGACGTTCAATTGTATTCCAGTATCATTTACAGAGTAGGTCCTGGTGCTGGTGACCAAATGTACCATCGTGAAGACATGTCATTGCACAATGTTCATCCTCGTCGTGAAGAGTACCATTATGGTGATGATGCGCAAGTCGGCTTTGCCCTTGCGTTGACTCcaatgaacaagaagaacggCGCCACAAGGGCTATCATTGGATCTCATTTGTGGGGTCCACTTGATGCGCCCACGGGATATGATTcttctcaagaaatttatctagaacttgatgaaggtgaCGGCGCATTTATGCTCGGAAGCACGTACCACGCAGCAAGCTCCAACCACAGCGATGCAGCTAGAATTGGGGCATTCTTTTTTATGAACAAAAGCTAccaaagacaagaagagaactATCATGTGAGCGTGCCACCATCCTACTTCGAGAACCTTTCATTTCCGGAACTGAAGATACTTGGTTTACATACAAGCTTGCCATTTTGTGGACATGTTGACTATAAGAGCCCAGCCTTCGTTCTTAATCCtaagcttgaagaaacatctCAGACCAGTAAGGGAAACTACACAGAAGTTATCCATGCAGTTTTTGAGTAGATGTTCCTCTGCTTTGCT of the Torulaspora delbrueckii CBS 1146 chromosome 7, complete genome genome contains:
- the TDEL0G00120 gene encoding uncharacterized protein, producing the protein MASKNQNLFNTFEKDGKKYAVIPKNTILSNVQPKYSDLVVNDKADLKAIVKKLELYGLCIVKKYLPADTCEQIKEELEPHYFRDESWNGSPFPKQTTVVTRAALRSPTCLKKIACDDTFYKVSHNFLSESNIFWIGDGKLRRSESDVQLYSSIIYRVGPGAGDQMYHREDMSLHNVHPRREEYHYGDDAQVGFALALTPMNKKNGATRAIIGSHLWGPLDAPTGYDSSQEIYLELDEGDGAFMLGSTYHAASSNHSDAARIGAFFFMNKSYQRQEENYHVSVPPSYFENLSFPELKILGLHTSLPFCGHVDYKSPAFVLNPKLEETSQTSKGNYTEVIHAVFE